DNA from Podarcis muralis chromosome 13, rPodMur119.hap1.1, whole genome shotgun sequence:
agtactcaggtctctcatTTTCTCAGACGTTAgtctctgcagatcaggagatgttggtgggttactagacccagcggctgcctcagcctctcctgacccaactggtagtggagcagctgtaaatgatggcccagctgaaggcaacgaggtaattcccgcatctggagccagggcaggctcaggcccctgattcggctcagctggtgcttgttgcagactggggctcttcagaatcaggccccagactaggttcagatgccacctgaggcaaaggatctggtgcggactgagactcctctggttccgagtccgagcctgagtcccaggccatcacattgggGCAGGGCCTTCAGCCCTGGCCCCGCCTGGGCACACGGACATGACCACTCTTCCCAAATCCCTTTAAATGGGATACCCCAGCgtttggaggggaggggcaggCGGAAACTACTACCTCCCCTCCGTCCAAGAcaaaggattgccccaatgcccaacccAATGCCTCAATGCCCAACCCAATGCCCCAGTGCCCTACCCAATGCCCCAATGCCCAACCCAATGCCCCAGTGCCCAACCCAATGCCCAACCCAATGCCCCAATGCCCAACCCAATGCCCCAGTGCCCAACCCAATGTCCCAATGCCCAACCCAATGCCCCAGTGCCCAACCCAATGTCCCAATGCCCAACCCAATGCCCAACCCAATGCCCCAATGCCCAGCCCAGTTGCAgcaattgctacgaggtaggcaaaaccagCGGGTTGGAGCGAATTTGCCCGGTGgacaaattcctacctggccccataAAACGGCGACCACTGTGGCCACAGCAAAGTCCTTGACTATCACCTTGAACcaaggttgggtgggtgggtggaaaagcAGGTAGGGCCGCAGGCGAGGGATGTTTAAATGGCCAGGGAGTGGACCCAAGAGAAGCCTTCCCTGCTCCGTCAGCTCCACTCCCTGGCACAGCCCGCGTCCAAGCTTGCATCCCCATTTGCCAACCCAGGATGCAGGCCAGGATCTGGCTCCTGATAGGCGGCGGGGGCTTAGACCCCTGCCACCTATCAAGAAGGGGCACTTAGGCTGCGATTACCTGGCCGGGGCCCCAGCGGAGTCTCTGCTGTCCTGCAATGCCACCACACCGAAAGGGTGAGCGGGCTTGCTCCCTGGCTAACTCCCAGGAAGAGGTAGAGCTTTGTATCTTCCATGCACAGGACTTTTCCATGAAGTTTGTCCCCAAGTTTATTTCACCTTCTCTTTGCTGAGAAGCCACCTTGGAGCAttaggaattaccgtatttttcgctctataagacgctctataagacgcaccagaccacaagtttttggaggaggaaaacaagaaaagaaaaattctgaatcccagaagccagaacagcaagagggatcgctgcgcagcgaaagcagcaatccctcttgctgttctggcttctgggatagctgcgcagcctgcattcgctccataagacgcacacacatttccccttactttttaggaggggaaaagtgagtcttatagagcaaaaaatacggtagttacttTATCCCATGCAGCACTGGTGAGTTTCCAGAAACAGGTCTTCAAGGTTTTGAGTGGCAGCTGGAATAACTTCTCatcagatttaaaacaaaaacaacaaaccccccaaccccaacccccgaAGGTGTGATTTAAAAGTTTGAACATTTAGCCAATGCAAATAGATTGAGAGGGGATGAACTGTATATTCAGCCAGTGATTCCATCTATTAAGAAGCTTTATACTGTTGGATTTGTGGAATAGAACAATGAGGGTTATTTGTAAAGCCTCCAGGGGGATCACGTTAGAGTGACATTTGCAGTAAATGACAagaggcaaatagcttctttgaTGCCTGGGGAAATTACCAGTTTCTGGCTGGAATTCCCCCCCAAGCCTAAACTAGTCTCCAAATGGATTCAGCTAAGTCTTCTTAAATGCCTAAGAAGTTTAGTAATGCTTCCACTTATTTAAGCTTTTGTaagatgcaaaataaaaattttaaaaacaggcCTATGGGGGGAAACCAGAGGGTAGATTTGGCAGGAGACAATTGAGTGAGTGGGCGTGTGGGAAAATCCCCGCATTTCCTAATGGTATAACAGGtctattctctttctctctgcctttaaTTTTCAGTGCTGGGAGGGTGGACTATTTATTATATGTCTCCAGGCAAAACTCTGAAGGCACAAAGTACTTTCTGTCTACTTCAGGCTGTTTACATTTAGATGGGAAATAGATGGTCCACCAAATGACAGGGCTCATGGgtcacagagcaacaggagctcactccgttgtggggattcgaaccgccaaccttctgattggcaagcccaagaggctcagtggttcagatcacagcgccacccacgtcccttgacaAATCCCCACGATGTGGTGAGctttcattgctctgtcccagctcctgccaacctagcagtttgaaagcacctcaaagtgcaagtagataaatagataccactctggcgggaaagtaaacggcatttctgtgcgctgctctggttcgccagaagtggctttgtcatgctggccacatgacctggaagctgtatgccagctccctcggccaataaagcgagatgagcaccgcaaccccagagtcacccacgactggacctaatggtcaggggtccctttacctttacagcaggaaggtaaatggcatttccgtgcgctctggtttccgtcacggtgttccgttgcgccagaagcggtttaatcatgccagccacttgacccagaaagctgtctgtggacaaatgccggctccctcggcctgaaagcgagatgagcgccgcaaccccataatcgcctttgactggacttaactgtccaggggttctttccCTTTACTGTACAGTAAGGAAGTGGCTTAAGATGAAATATGGCTGGAAGGGACGGAACTCAATTGCATTGTATCAGAGGTGATCTGGCCATTCCTGCACTGCTTTTCTGAAAAAcgcctcacctcttcttccccatACATAACCTGTTCTACTTGTctatctttaccttttaatgagTTGCAGCAAGCAGAGCTTCAGGGAATAttaagaaggagaaagaggaaatggTTCTAGGAGGGTAGAAACTAGAAGCCGGGTTTCCTTAGGCCCGTGGCAGTGACTagagaaaattatttttaaagtatgtGACTGTTTGTTCTGGTGATACACGTTGCTCTGTTGCAACCACATTGTGCAACAGATTGAAGAAGACGGACAATTTTGCTTCTTTGCCTCAGAGGATTCTTAGAGCAGATGTACACCACATACGTCCAGTGATTTGACGATTATTTATTCTCAACAAATCTAGGAATTTGCAATTCTGTAAGTGGGGAGCGGGGCTTATGGACCTGCAACAGATAATTCCTAGCACCCCTACCAAATCACAAATTCCAGGATTCCAAGAGTATGAAATGCAATGAAACAAATAgtattaaataaaatgaaagccaTGCAGCAAAACTACTATAAAAATGGCAGACATACTCACAGCAGGGCAAATGATTGTTTGACTTTACCTTCATACCAATATAGCTCAGTTTAAGGCAACAGACCAATTAAAAGTCTGCTCTAGAGAAAAATTCCAACATCAGTGTTAATACTGATGAATTAATTCGAAATTTATTGTGTATtatgtgttttcattttgcattttcatgTTGCGAACCATCCTGTgttggatgaagggcaatatataataataataataatagtagtagtagtaatgacccagtggaaaaacactatgggtatgtggtggatatgtaggaaaatacaggtattctgggagagtatccatgcagaactgcaaaaaatgttaaagatctctttcaataaaaaaccagaggcctacctcctgggaataacagatttggatattccacaaaagaggaagggtatctttttatatgcaacggtggcagcaagagttttgatcgcagcaaaatggaagagtaatgaaatcccctctatacaggATTGGATCctaaagctgacagaatatgtcgaattagatggtttatcagaaaaaataaagaataaatcaaaacaggaatttgtttcaaaatgggagattttcaaagaatatctgagaaataaatatagtagttaaattctgttgcagcattcgaggaacttcagtaatagttgcaaggtagatataagaaattagatttattaagaataagtttaattatgataaaagtgcgcattggcaataagtaatatgaattttaaatatggaatagacgggaggttaggtctttagtgttaagagcaatagatgttttattatttgctaagaaaattatgtgtctatggttatagtggtgcctcgcaagatgaaattaattcgtttcgcgagttttttcgtctagcgaatttttcgtcttgcgaagcacagtttcccataggaatgcattgaaaatcaattaatgcgttcctatggtcaaaaaaagtccaaacaaagccaaatttggtacaacatgagtttattaagtgctctttaaagtcacacatactgtaaagagcatttcaaaattcaaacccagattttcttaaaaaaaacagcagagtggcccaatggtcacagaaaatcagaaaaatgcaggaaaaaaaccacacaagcttccagattcttgcaaacctctccccaactgttcccccagtcacccagcacacagaaattcaaatccagattttttttaaaaaaaacagcagagtggcccaatggtcacagaaaatcataaaaatgcaggaaaaaaacacacaagcttccagattcttgcaaacccctccccaacaccaagtccttgaattccaaacaccccaacccaaaatccaaaaactcccaaaaaagttttaaaagtttaacttaccaaatggctgcaaaagaagttttggaaaagcttcaaaaatcaccaaagtcttcaaaaacctcaaaaaaggctaccacaccgcttgctatgagttgctcctcgaagtcaagtcgcaactgtacagtattaacggttttaagaaaaaggaaacaaacttgcaagacgttttcgtcttgcgaagcaagcccatagggaaattcgtcttgcgaagcagctcgaaaaacggaaaaccctttcgtctagcgagtttttcgtcttgcgaggcattcgtcttgcggggcaccactgtattcttgtgtgtaatttggtatttgtgttttttttcttttttcttgtatcaataaaaaactttattaaaaagaaaaaaggggggaaaggaaaaacactacaggtgatagccaattaaGCTGTACTCAGGGTGGACCCACAGCAATCAATGGAAAGTTCATTGACCAGTGAGTTTGAGTTTACTCGTAATGCTTATTGCAGCAATTCCTTAAACTTTCGCaagcatttccaacatttgtagTCCTACTACAGAATGCAGATTGATTGATCTTCAGCGTCACTTGCATATTTTTGCCCTAACTTTTTACAGATGTTTCTTATTATATGTATTCCACCTGCAGAAAACAAGAGGCTTTCTGACGCGGCAAGTGCGACTTCTCAATTACACTTAGCTCAGGTGATTTAGTGATATTGCCTATCACTTTGGTACAAAGTTGATGCTTCAGCAAAAGGGGGAAGGAGTGAAATCACTTAACCTCTGACCAAGTTTCAAGGCAAGGGAGGGTTATAAAAGGAAGAGCCGGCCTCCGAAGGAGCTGCCTTCTCTTCTCTCCAAAGAACGCATCGCCATTATGAGCTTCAACGGGAAGTTTGAACTCCAAACCCATGAGAATTTTGAGCCCTTCATGAAAGCCATTGGTAAGCTGGTCAAATGAGGTGGTTAACTTGTTTGTGCTCCATGCCTCGCCCTTGTCTTcgtttttgtcttttaaaaagggATTTGAAATCCAACAGTAAGCAGTaaagaatgaaaaaaaataataatttatggtGCTTTTGTTTCAAATGTAATTGGATTTTTATGATCACATGTTGCCCTTTTTATATTCCTTACTTTCCTGCTGGTATTAAAATGAACACATATGTCTTTCAGTCGCATACAGAGCATAGTGACAATAACCTGCCTTAAAATTTGTGGCAATCTTCATGCCACAAAAGCAGAATTAACCTGACGTACTATCCAATTCTAAGCCGTGAAGAGGTTGTGTCTGATAGTGTGTAGTAGCTAAGCGTATTTTCAAAAAGGAGGGTTGTAGCAGGTCTCACCTCAGTCAGATTTCTAATGTGAATATAAAATCTACATTCTCCCAGAGTGCTCACTTGCATTACAAAAATGTATCTCCATAGCTTTTTCTTTCATTTGAACAACCACCTGAAAGACTCACAAACAATGTAATCCTATCTGTGTGACTTAGAAGTGAGTGGTATTGTGATTCAAAGTACctaagtgggcataggattgcaaccttcatGTGGAAATGTTCTGAGAGTTTGAGAGCTGTgaagtccccacccccatttctattattattattattattattatttattaatttatatactgtcctttatcaaaagatctcagggccatAGGGTTATTTaatgatctacagtggtacctcgggttaagtacttaattcgttccggaggtccgttcttaacctgaaactgttcttaacctgaagcactgtgtgtgtgtgtgtgtgtgtgtgtgtgtgtgtgtgtgtgttttgatgcatccacactctccaccccacccataaACTTTCTGTGTTTCACACAACACAGAAAATCAAAGTGTAGCCctttttgcagtacagtggttcctcgggttaagaacttaattcattctggtggtctgttcttaacctgaacctgttcttaacctgaagcaccactttagctaatggggcctcccactgccgctgcacaatttctgttctcatcctgaagcaaagttcttaacctgaagcactatttccgggttagcggagtctgtaacctgaagcgtctgtaacctgaggtaccactgtattacgtcATTTGATATGACTGTTGATTTCCTTCTGCCCAGGCCTTTCCGATGAGCTGATTGAAAAGGGTAAGGACATCAAGAGCATCTCTGACATTGTTCAGAATGGCAAGAAGTTCAAGGTCACCGTGACAACCGGAAGCAAGGTGTTGACTAACGAGTTTACaatcggagaggaggctgagCTGCAGACGCCAACAGGAGAGAGGGTCAAGGTAGAGTCTTTTCCATTTATATATGgcagggaacctatggccctccagatcttgctgaatGATAGGTCCCATTGGCCAGGCTtgcagtggctgatgggagttgtagttcatcagtgTCTGGGCGATCAAAGGTCCCCCACACCTGATACAGGGCTTCCTTCTTTGAACAGGAAGCTAGTTTCTCATGAGAACAATCAAATCCCACCTACAAATGTACGCAAACTCTATCTCCCCCATATACTATGGCTACCAGAttttttcagtgaatctggggacccttttttttttttttaagctgaggagcaacagggagtcagtacagtggtacctcgggttaagtacttaattcgttccggaggtccgttcttaacctgaaactgttcttaacctgaagcaccactttagctaatggggcctcctgctgttgccgcaccgccggagcacgatttctgttctcatcctgaagcaaagttcttaacccgaggtactatttctgggttagcagagtctgtaacctgaagcgtctgtaacctgaagcgtatgtaacccgaggtaccactgtagtggtgatAGTGatgcaaaagaccctgggcccaagcacacatgcatattgtataaaggtgcaaagcccttctttcgcaccctgtgaaacataaatgcgcagagtttttaaaaaactgggcaatggctggTCGGCCAccactcctgagcctcccccaatcagtcaaaacaaagggggaagggggcaggaaatCGCACAAGACACATAATatacacaagacacatcatatggggacttccggtgaggaaaAATGGTGGGCCCCAGGGCAGCGAGCATCTCCTGAAACCAGCCatagccaactgcgctaccaggctggctctgggctgctgaggctgccactgccatgtttcccagggacagatttgcaaatctggggacattccagggatggaatttgtccggggacagatttgcaaatccggggactgtccccaggaactggggatgtctggtaaccatatCATATACAGCAGCCTCAAAAGAAATATTATGAAGcaggcaaaagcattttttttccagGGAATGTATGTGGGAAGCCCACATTCTTTGATCACGTACATGCATATTTCTCACTTAATGAAAACAGAGAGGTGTAACATATTTCACAGAGCCATACTGACACATTGCCATAGATCAGtatttcccagacttgggtctccagctgtttccccccccccccaaaaaaaaaatttttttattaaatttttcacaattataacaaatacaacataacaaaaaagaaaaacagaaacagaaaaacatatcaaagagaaaacaatacaatactaaaaaaaacaaccacaacaataaAAAAGTAATCTTAATCCCATATCCCTTGAAAACCCAATTTTGTTTACATTGTtaattgacttcctcaaatcctcccttctgaatttccttgtatctGCATGTAGCAGCTTTTCAATATCAttcttaaacaaaaatatttccaaCTATTATctatcttattcacttttcttactgTTCTagatcccatttatttaattaaatccaAATTtcatcctaggcctatttggtactttcaagtgacttctaattacagtggtgccccgcaagacgaacgcctcgcaagacggaaaacccgctagacaaaagggttttccgttttggaggtgcttcgcaaaacgaatttccctatgggcttgcttcgcaagacgacagcccatagggaaatctccgggacagcg
Protein-coding regions in this window:
- the FABP1 gene encoding fatty acid-binding protein, liver, whose translation is MSFNGKFELQTHENFEPFMKAIGLSDELIEKGKDIKSISDIVQNGKKFKVTVTTGSKVLTNEFTIGEEAELQTPTGERVKAVVEMEGDNKMVVNLKGIKSVTEINGDTITNTLSMGDIQYKRISKRI